The Halobacillus amylolyticus nucleotide sequence TGCATTTTTTACAAACAAAGCTGCCATCTTCAGACTGTCTCAAGTACTGGGTGAATAACTTAAATGGAAAATAAAGTACGCGTTAGTTTTGAAATATTACTTCATATAATTTGCAACTAACTCATAGCACCTTTCTTTTGTAAGACTTGCTTGCGTAGCCACATATTCTAATGATTCTGTTGAACCACCTTCATATTCTAGTGATGCTTCTTTAGCAGCCTCATCTCTAAATTCTACCCAATTCCGTTGTTCTTCTGTTAATTGATCCATCTGTTCTGGACTAAGCTGTTCTTTCAATACTCCATAGATTTCATTCAATGCCTTATCCCAGTTTTTATATCTTTCCTCCTCTTGTTCCTCCATATCTGATCACTAGTGTTGCATTAATATAGTTTGAAGATTCAGTTTTATTACTTTCTCCCTTTAAAGTTAAAAAGGGAACACCCACCTAACAAGCGGTTCTATCCATTTGGTATTTTTATACAGATAAACAGGCGGAAACCACAGCTTTTTAAGATTATGGTACACATCGAAGAGCATTTTCCCACTCTTGATAAGGCTCCCATAGTAAAGCTTTTAGGCGTCTCGCGACCTTCAAAGGACTGGATGACGATTGTTTCTCTTGCCTGTGTAAAACGAGTAAACAATAGGTGATCAAGGCCATGTAAATTTGATTCTGGGCAGCTTCTTCATCGAAGCTGAAGAAACGTTTAATCGTCACATGTTGCTTGATCCAACGAAAGAAAAGCTCAATGTGCCAACGGTTACGGTACATTTCAGTTAAGGTTTCAGCTGATCCATGAGAATGTCTAACTGATTTCGGTCATGGTCTTTCGCTGGTGTCATGACGGCTTAATCCGGAAATTGGTGAAGGTCATCCATAAATACAAGTCTCAAATGGATTTTTAGACCTCCTTTGGTCTTCCGAAATTGAGCCCAAGGAAATTGATCATGATTTAGAGAAATCGTTGTGGAA carries:
- a CDS encoding lysozyme inhibitor LprI family protein, whose translation is MEEQEEERYKNWDKALNEIYGVLKEQLSPEQMDQLTEEQRNWVEFRDEAAKEASLEYEGGSTESLEYVATQASLTKERCYELVANYMK
- a CDS encoding transposase; this translates as MYRNRWHIELFFRWIKQHVTIKRFFSFDEEAAQNQIYMALITYCLLVLHRQEKQSSSSPLKVARRLKALLWEPYQEWENALRCVP